CGCCATGTGGTGCCGTGAGGAGAAGATACCCTTTGAAACCAATGGGACTAACCACAGAGTCAACGGCGTTAAATCGAACAAAGCGGCGTTGGAAGCCACGAGAATGACGGTGATGTTTTTGGTTAACAAGTTGTCCGAGTCGCAGTCAATGGAGGCAGCGAATGGCGTCGTTTACGAGCTCCGTGCACTTGCCAAGACAGATTCCGACAGCCGAGCCTGCATTGCCGAAGCCGGTGCTATCCCTTTGCTCGTGAGGTACTTAGGCTCGGAAGTCGGTTCGGAGCACCCGAACCTCCAGGTTAACGCTGTGACGGCAATCCTCAATCTCTCCATCCTCGAAGCGAATAAGACGAGGATAATCGAGACAGACGGAGCCTTAAACGGCGTCGTCGAGTTGCTACGTTCAGGTGCCACGTGGGAGGCGAAAGGGAACGCAGCGGCCACGATATTCAGCCTCACGGGTGTACACTCCCTGAGAAAGAGACTCGGGAGAAAGACACGTATCATCAAGGGATTGATGGAGTTGGTCGAAACCGGACCCACGAGCTCCAAGAAGGACGCATTGGCGGCAATTATGAATTTGGCGGCTGACAGGGAGAGCGTTGGGCGGTGGGTGGAGGGAGGAGTGGTGCAGTTGACCGTTGGGTTGATGGACAGGTTTCCGGAAGAAGCGGTGTTCGTGCTGGAAACGGTGGTGAAGAGGGGTGGCTTAGTTGCTATTGAGGCGGCCTTTGAGGCGATCAGGAAACTGGGTATCGTATTAAGGGACGGTTCGGAGAGAGCCCAAGAAAGCGCGGCAGCTACGCTCGTCACTTTATGCCGGAAGGGGGGCGCGGAATTGGTGGCGGAATTGGCGGCGACTCCGGGGATTGAGAGAGCCACATGGGAGTTAATGCAAACGGGAACCGTGCGGGCTCGAACGAAGGCCTCTATGCTCTTGAGGCTCCTCAGAAGATGGGCTGCCGGTTTGGATGGTCATGGTCATTCAGTAATGGGTGGTAACACCAGTTCCACGACTCTCATCATGAGCTCGTCAACAACAGTACTTCTCGGTTAAttaacattcttttgttttacaataaatgtaaaaaagaaaaagaaaaaagaaaaagtgaaaaactctcatttttaatagtttgtttggttgtttgtctCAATCACCCATTCTTTGGTATGTGTTCATAATACAATCAATGTTTGATTTTCATTATTCCATGTTGTATCTTAAAGCTTTTATTTCTGATCTTTAGCTTTCTTTTCCATACTTTTACGTCGGTTATGTGAACAAGTTGCCTTCACGGAACCTGGCATATATAAACATTGTTCTCTTGGGACAAAAGTCTGGATTTGCGTCTGAATATGGGTTTGGAGGCAACATGTGGGTCTGAAAAAGAACCTTACAGATGTCAAAGACCACCTTCTTTCATATTCTGCTGCTTTTAGTCGGAAGCACCAGCACGAAAGCAAAAGCAAGCGCGTCGTCCCCATCCTTCAACGTACGACTTCTTTGCTTTTATCACCGATTCAAAGGAAGCCACGCTTGTTTTTCTCTTGCAATTTGCATTTGTATTTTAGAAATCAAAGCTGATGAATTATTTTGGTTAAAGATTCTCCACAATTGCTCGGGTTGTCAGTCAAGTTAGCCCCACAACCCTTTTGGTTAAACAGCAATTTAAACATCTATTATATGAAGCCCAATCAAATTCATAATTGCCGCCAGTAGTCCATGCAATTCAaacatcaatttttattttttggttctGTGAAAATCATGGATGGTAGCGAAACTCAACTACTCCAAGGATGATAGCGAAAATCATGAAGTAGTTCTTGCAATAACGTCAAGTAAGTGGGGTGTATAGTATCCTAGTGGGTAGTTGTTATCCTTGCTTTTGTTAGTGCTACGTAGGTAGTTAGTATTTGTCACGTTATGTTAGTGGGTAGTTACAtaaaatatggctcctccattcACTTGTACGTGGAGTGTTGagttttacattaaaaaaatatatataaagaaaaaaattacttaatatacttaagtgtaCTCTCATTAACTTAGACTTTCGGGTTAAAGTGATGTTCAAATTAATATGTATGTTAATGTATTATAAGTAAAAACTCCATAGCTGCTAATTTCTTCAACATTGTGTTACGTCTTATCTTCCCAACATTGTGTCACGTGATGTGTTATATAAGTAGCGTGTCGTAAGTCTAGCATATATAATAAGAGGTTGGTTGGGGTATTGAATATTGTTATATCACCCTCCAACTCTTAAATGGAGTTCATTATCTATCTTTTCATTTTATCGTGGATCCTATCAAAGGACCACTTCCACATCTAGGGGTTGCAGACCAAACATAGAATCCACTTCAATAAGTAGAATGCATTAATTGTCCATGTTAAGGTTGGGCAATAAGGCCGGGTTGGAGAATGACAATCACCCAATCAtcataaaaagcaacattaTTAAGTCCTTAATTGTCAAGGAAAAAGGAGGGGGATGACATTGTTGAAAGAAATCtgacttttcccaaaattaaatgaaaattggaCTTGTATAACAAGAGAAAGATTCCTAAGATGAAAAAATATGTGTTCATGAAATAGGCATTAAATGGAACAGAATTGacatcttcaattttttttttttaaaaaaagatatcaAATATCATTAATCAGGAATAGCTTCAGCAATTACAATATTTCGGACATACAAAGGGTAGTCCTCTCTCCACAATCTCTCCTCACAACTAGAAAGTGCCAATTTTGCAAGCCTATGAGTTACCTCATTAGATGTACGTTTCACATGACAAGCTTTCCGGCTATAAACTTGCTGTAACAATATTTTAGCATCATTAATCAGGTTTCCATACCTCCCCCATGTACATTCATCCTTACATAAAGCTTGGACTACTTCCAGTGAGTCACCTTCGAATAAAACTTCAGTAAAGCCCAATTTCACACAAAGCTCAGCCATTTTTCATGCTGCCAAAGCTTCAGCAGTGGTAGGATCAATAATGAATTGCCTTGACGCCACAAAGGCAGCTCGGATATGACCATGGTGATCACAGGCAATAATTCCTACCCCTATCTTTTAGCCCTCCTTATCAACTGCAGCATCCCAATTGAATTTAATTACACCAAAATGAGTTTTGTCCAGCACAGCACTACCATTGGTATTGGTGAATTAACATGACATCTTCTACCCTAGTTCGCTACCGTAAACACTTCCAATTGATCATGAGCCATTTGAAACACCTCTGATGGAGATTGAAATACACCTTCAAACACCCATTTATTCCTTCTTAGCTAGATAAGCCGAGCTATCACAGCAACCAGCTGCATTTGATCATCCTCCAGTCTTCGCCGCAACAT
Above is a genomic segment from Corylus avellana chromosome ca9, CavTom2PMs-1.0 containing:
- the LOC132162659 gene encoding U-box domain-containing protein 16, which produces MAISPHAFPPRKRQPSAGSFMSPKLSDRNLIQSLLLLTQEISATKPFRFLLKRNSVSLIRKAKLLSVLFEEFLHRNPLPVLSPSAILCFEELHVALQRVKALIEDCSNGSKMWLLLQNQSAANSFHELTLELATLLDIFPLKEVDLNDDVEELVILIRNQLRSRTKANCVLDPRDDDLRREVLAMLDRIKSEIVPDCSVLAEIFARLGLRDASSCREEIENLEDEVQSQSHEKSKTELIVALIGLVRYAKCVLFGASTPESDSPHREPSLEAVVPSDFRCPISLELMRDPVVVATGQTYDRESIKMWIDSGHATCPKTGQTLAHTSLIPNLALKNLIAMWCREEKIPFETNGTNHRVNGVKSNKAALEATRMTVMFLVNKLSESQSMEAANGVVYELRALAKTDSDSRACIAEAGAIPLLVRYLGSEVGSEHPNLQVNAVTAILNLSILEANKTRIIETDGALNGVVELLRSGATWEAKGNAAATIFSLTGVHSLRKRLGRKTRIIKGLMELVETGPTSSKKDALAAIMNLAADRESVGRWVEGGVVQLTVGLMDRFPEEAVFVLETVVKRGGLVAIEAAFEAIRKLGIVLRDGSERAQESAAATLVTLCRKGGAELVAELAATPGIERATWELMQTGTVRARTKASMLLRLLRRWAAGLDGHGHSVMGGNTSSTTLIMSSSTTVLLG